Proteins encoded together in one Gouania willdenowi unplaced genomic scaffold, fGouWil2.1 scaffold_85_arrow_ctg1, whole genome shotgun sequence window:
- the clcn1a gene encoding chloride channel protein 1a, whose protein sequence is MAADASERKALRYKQTLLYGEYQENQGGSGRREATRLLRERQIKKHGGSHGRHGNKHNVHGRQRNRPQSNVEMGANDEPTTEPEITSATKKKHSYTKCRACVARVQHFLVTRLGEDWIFLVLLGITMALVSWTMDYASAKSLQAYKWIFRELRGKVALQFVAWVSYPLIFILSASLFCQLVSPQAIGSGIPELKTILRGVVLKEYLTFKAFTAKVIGLTAALGSGMPLGKEGPFVHIASICAAVLCRFMSFFSGVYQNPYCYTDILTVGCAVGVGCCFGTPLGGVLFSIEVTSTYFAVRNYWRGYFAATFSAFIFRVLSVFNKDAVTISALFRTNFRKDFPFDLQELPAFAVIGISCGFLGAFFVYLNRQVVLFMRRPNAMTRFLSRHRLLFPAVVTLVIATLTFPPGFGQFMAGELMPRECINSLFDNFTWTKISGEAPPTGLGRSTAWLHADVSVFIILLLFLLMKFWMCAVATTMPIPSGAFMPVFILGAAFGRLVGELMATLFPHGIVFDGILYRIIPGGYAVIGAAALTGAVTHTVSTAVICFELTGQISHILPMMVAVILANVVAQGLQPSLYDSIIQVKKLPYLPELGFGHVSQYNTFVEDIMVRKVKFISSQSTCREVKLLLGSSSLKSIPLVDSKDSMILLGSIDRVELLALCDWWLSPERRILMQGVRSQSLKYSWEAFAFADDDDDEDEDEEEEDEGDEDGPVQIQEERNGPLPPPKPPEPPSNHSAPIHDISPLQTVRKTLRNLFTPTQKQAEGQTQEPRPPLLSDTMTADEIQAWEEAEMEKPMDIDEIQIDASPFQLVERTSLHKTHTLFSLLGLSHAYVTSIGKLVGVVALKELQKAIEGSTCSGLRLRPPLASLRDVSNHGSVSKPPSSTCPPSPLLSVPPSALINLQRLLEDEDSEDEPMV, encoded by the exons ATGGCTGCAGATGCATCAGAAAGAAAAGCTCTGAGATACAAACAGACactg CTCTATGGAGAATACCAGGAGAACCAGGGGGGGTCCGGCCGGCGGGAGGCCACCCGCCTGCTGAGGGAGCGGCAGATCAAGAAGCATGGGGGGAGCCACGGTCGCCATGGCAACAAGCACAATGTCCACGGACGCCAGAGGAACCGACCCCAGTCCAACGTGGAGATGGGAGCCAATGACGAGCCCACGACAGAGCCAGAGATCACGTCAGCGACCAAAAAGAAACACTCGTACACAAAGTGCAGAG CCTGCGTGGCCCGGGTGCAGCACTTCCTGGTGACCCGTCTGGGAGAGGACTGGATCTTTCTGGTCCTGCTGGGAATCACCATGGCCCTGGTGAGCTGGACCATGGACTACGCCAGTGCCAAAAGCCTGCAGG CCTATAAGTGGATCTTCAGGGAGCTGAGGggaaaggtggcgctacagttTGTGGCCTGGGTCTCCTACCCTCTGATCTTCATCCTGTCTGCTTCACTCTTCTGTCAGCTGGTTTCTCCTCAGGCCATAG GCTCTGGTATCCCTGAGCTGAAGACCATCCTGAGAGGCGTGGTGCTGAAGGAGTACCTGACCTTCAAAGCCTTCACCGCCAAGGTCATCGGGCTGACGGCCGCCCTGGGCAGTGGCATGCCTCTGGGAAAAGAG GGTCCGTTCGTCCACATCGCCAGCATCTGTGCAGCCGTCCTCTGCAGGTTCATGTCCTTCTTCTCTGGAGTCTATCAG AATCCGTACTGTTACACTGACATACTGACGGTTGGATGTGCCGTCGGGGTCGGATGCTGCTTTGGAACGCCACTCGGAG GGGTGCTGTTCAGCATCGAGGTGACGTCCACGTACTTCGCAGTCAGAAACTACTGGAGGGGATACTTCGCCGCTACTTTCAGCGCCTTTATATTCAGAGTTCTGTCCGTGTTCAACAAAGACGCAG TCACCATCAGTGCTTTGTTCAGGACTAACTTCAGGAAAGATTTCCCCTTTGACCTCCAGGAGCTGCCGGCCTTCGCTGTCATTGG GATCTCGTGTGGCTTCCTGGGAGCGTTCTTCGTCTACCTGAACCGACAGGTGGTTCTGTTCATGAGGCGACCAAACGCCATGACACGCTTCCTCAGCAGACA CCGCCTCCTGTTCCCCGCCGTGGTGACGCTGGTCATCGCTACGCTCACCTTCCCCCCGGGCTTTGGACAGTTCATGGCaggagag cTGATGCCTCGTGAATGCATCAACTCTCTGTTCGACAACTTCACCTGGACAAAGATCTCAGGAGAGGCTCCGCCCACCGGCCTGGGTCGCTCCACTGCCTGGCTGCATGCTGACGTCAGCGTCTTCatcatcctgctgctcttcctGCTCATGAag ttCTGGATGTGTGCTGTAGCCACTACTATGCCCATCCCTTCAGGAGCTTTCATGCCCGTCTTCATCCTGG GTGCAGCCTTTGGTCGTCTGGTAGGTGAACTGATGGCGACTCTGTTTCCTCACGGCATCGTGTTTGATGGAATACTTTACCGTATCATTCCTGGAGGCTACGCTGTGATTG gagcagcagctctgacGGGGGCAGTGACCCACACCGTGTCCACAGCAGTGATCTGCTTTGAGCTGACGGGTCAGATCTCTCACATCCTGCCCATGATGGTGGCAGTGATCCTGGCCAACGTGGTGGCCCAGGGCCTCCAACCCTCGCTTTATGACTCCATCATCCAAGTCAAGAAGCTGCCCTACCTGCCTGAGCTCGGATTTGGACACGTCag TCAGTACAACACGTTTGTGGAGGACATCATGGTGAGGAAGGTGAAGTTCATCTCATCTCAGTCCACGTGTAGAGAAGTCAAACTGCTGCTGGGCTCGTCCTCGCTCAAGTCCATCCCATTGGTCGACTCCAAGG ACTCCATGATCCTGCTGGGCAGCATCGACCGGGTGGAGCTCCTGGCTCTCTGTGATTGGTGGCTGTCTCCTGAGAGGCGGATCCTGATGCAG GGCGTTCGCAGTCAGTCCCTCAAATACAGCTGGGAGGCCTTCGCCTTCGccgatgatgacgatgatgaagatgaagatgaggaggaggaggatgaaggtgATGAG GACGGACCCGTACAGATACAGGAGGAGAGGAACGGACCGCTGCCTCCCCCCAAACCACCAGAGCCTCCGTCCAATCACAGCGCTCCGATCCACG acATAAGTCCTCTGCAGACTGTGAGGAAGACTCTTAGAAACCTCTTCACTCCCACACAGAAGCAGGCTGAGGGCCagacacag GAGCCACGCCCACCTCTGCTCTCTGACACCATGACTGCTGACGAG aTCCAGGCGTGGGAAGAAGCTGAGATGGAGAAGCCGATGGACATCGATGAGATCCAGATCGATGCGTCTCCTTTTCAGCTGGTGGAGAGAACGTCTCTGCAcaag acacacactctgTTCTCTCTGCTCGGCCTGAGCCACGCCTACGTGACCAGCATCGGAAAACTGGTGGGAGTGGTCGCACTGAAGGAG CTGCAGAAAGCCATCGAGGGCTCCACGTGTTCCGGCCTTAGGCTCCGCCCCCCTCTGGCCTCCCTCCGTGACGTTAGTAACCACGGTTCTGTTTCTAAACCTCCGTCCTCCACCTGTCCTCCTTCACCTCTTCTGTCCGTCCCTCCGTCCGCTCTGATCAACCTGCAGCGCCTCCTGGAGGACGAGGACAGCGAGGACGAGCCCATGGTTTAA
- the LOC114460960 gene encoding protein FAM131B-like isoform X5, whose product MEDTTSILPRLKRKSANSYGIGALAKSSLTGVSGVSRSMKDKVTKPTAMAQGRVAHMIEWQSWGKPSAGPQGGAGRSNLQREKERRMENDAYSDLSDGEKEARFAAGIMQQFAISEATLFGWNSNDGESLGAGSNHGSVAQLSEVNQESITSQDQLIHHSSADVWPHTYVSQGLYCLSSSDAWEPITSQPSGMASPAAGSYILPAGGGSDAANTPAEPFDGSMAFLQHHQLVVQQQSQIQQLQQLHQYQQHLLQYQQQSLDHRLPSGSPSLQATPTSTIHSLAPPTHPRLADLWGAAQVEAHQVETVGGATEDSDGFPYQRDDDDEELTKMDEVTLTLERERRSLTPSPLRDDASSTRGSSPGLPALSVELERIAYDVSPCAVQTLEEETEEGPIVVVATN is encoded by the exons gcgtATCCCGCTCCATGAAGGATAAGGTGACCAAACCCACGGCCATGGCCCAGGGCCGCGTCGCTCACATGATCGAGTGGCAGAGCTGGGGTAAACCATCGGCGGGGCCCCAGGGGGGGGCGGGCCGTAGCAACCTGCAGAGGGAGAAGGAGAGGAGGATGGAGAACGACGCCTACAGCGACCTCAGCGACGGAGAGAAGGAGGCGCGCTTCGCTGCAG GCATCATGCAACAGTTTGCTATTTCAGAGGCAACGCTGTTCGGCTGGAACTCAAACGACGGAGAAAGTTTAGGAGCCGGTTCAAACCACGGCAGCGTCGCTCAGCTCAGTGAGGTCAACCAGGAGAGCATCACCAGCCAAG ATCAGCTGATTCATCACTCGTCAGCTGACGTCTGGCCTCATACCTACGTCTCCCAGGGCCTGTACTGTCTGTCCTCCTCTGACGCCTGGGAGCCAATCACAAGCCAGCCCTCGGGCATGGCATCACCCGCCGCTGGCTCTTACATCCTTCCTGCAG GTGGAGGCAGCGATGCCGCTAACACTCCCGCGGAGCCTTTCGATGGCTCCATGGCGTTCCTTCAGCATCATCAGCTGGTGGTGCAACAACAGAGTCAAATACAGCAGCTCCAGCAGCTCCATCAATACCAGCAGCACCTCCTGCAGTACCAGCAGCAG TCGTTGGACCATAGACTGCCAAGTGGGTCGCCTTCACTCCAGGCCACGCCCACCAGCACCATCCACAGCCTGGCCCCGCCCACACACCCTCGGCTGGCCGACCTATGGGGAGCAGCGCAGGTCGAGGCTCACCAG GTGGAGACGGTGGGAGGAGCAACAGAGGATTCCGACGGATTCCCTTATCAGCGTGACGATGATGACGAAGAGCTGACGAAG ATGGACGAGGTCACTCTGACCCTGGAGCGTGAGCGCCGCTCGCTAACGCCGTCACCGCTCAGAGACGACGCCTCCTCCACCAGAGGATCCAGTCCTGGACTTCCTGCGCTGAGCGTGGAGCTGGAGCGGATAGCGTACGACGTCTCGCCTTGCGCGGTCCAGACACTGGAGGAGGAGACGGAGGAGGGGCCTATCGTCGTCGTGGCGACTAACTGA